Proteins encoded together in one Hymenobacter monticola window:
- a CDS encoding trans-sulfuration enzyme family protein, whose protein sequence is MQASTRLIQSFPVDELTGALAVPIYQTCTFVQESPGVNKGYDYSRTANPTRSALEKLLSGLEHGHSAYAFASGMAAIDAVLKLLSTGDQIVAIDDIYGGAFRLFEHVYRRFGIDIVYCDTADLAQVQAAITDRTRLVWLETPSNPTLKISDIAGLAELAHAAGAWLCVDNTFASPVLQQPLLLGADLVVHSATKYLGGHSDLIAGAVVAATEELGKQIQFIQNASGAILGPFDSFLVIRGLETLHLRIAQHCRTALQVARFLQTRPEIQAVYYPGLASHPGHALAKQQQPDGFGGIVALVLKDDTVEAATQLATSLQYFKLAVSLGGGKSLVCHSASMTHTAIPAETRRAAGFADSLLRLSIGLEAADDLIADLAQALDGLGVAEPVALETEAVLA, encoded by the coding sequence ATGCAAGCCTCCACCCGACTCATTCAGTCTTTTCCCGTCGACGAGCTCACCGGCGCCCTCGCCGTGCCTATCTACCAGACCTGTACGTTCGTGCAGGAGTCGCCGGGCGTCAACAAGGGCTACGATTACTCCCGCACCGCCAACCCCACCCGCAGCGCCTTGGAAAAGCTGCTGTCTGGCCTCGAGCACGGCCATTCGGCCTACGCCTTCGCCAGCGGCATGGCCGCCATCGACGCCGTGCTCAAGCTGCTCTCGACCGGCGACCAGATTGTGGCCATCGACGACATCTACGGCGGCGCCTTCCGCCTGTTCGAGCACGTGTACCGCCGTTTTGGCATCGACATCGTGTATTGCGACACCGCCGACCTGGCCCAGGTACAGGCCGCCATCACCGACCGCACCCGGCTGGTGTGGCTGGAAACGCCTTCCAACCCCACGCTCAAAATATCCGACATTGCCGGGCTGGCCGAGCTGGCCCACGCCGCCGGCGCCTGGCTGTGCGTCGATAACACCTTTGCCTCGCCGGTGCTGCAGCAGCCCCTTTTGCTGGGCGCTGATTTAGTGGTGCACAGCGCCACCAAGTACCTGGGCGGCCATTCCGACCTCATTGCCGGGGCCGTGGTGGCGGCCACCGAGGAACTGGGCAAGCAAATCCAGTTTATCCAGAACGCCTCCGGCGCCATCCTGGGCCCGTTCGATTCGTTCCTGGTCATCCGCGGGCTCGAAACGCTGCACCTGCGCATTGCCCAGCACTGCCGCACGGCTCTGCAGGTGGCCCGGTTCCTGCAAACCAGGCCCGAAATCCAAGCCGTGTACTACCCGGGGCTGGCGTCGCATCCGGGCCACGCCCTGGCCAAGCAACAGCAGCCCGACGGTTTCGGTGGCATCGTTGCGCTGGTGCTGAAGGATGACACCGTGGAGGCAGCCACGCAGCTGGCTACCAGCCTGCAATATTTCAAGCTGGCCGTGAGCCTGGGCGGCGGCAAAAGCCTCGTGTGCCACTCCGCCTCGATGACGCACACGGCCATCCCGGCTGAAACGCGCCGCGCCGCCGGCTTCGCCGACAGCCTGCTGCGTCTCTCCATCGGCCTGGAAGCCGCCGACGACCTGATTGCCGATTTGGCGCAGGCGTTGGATGGCTTGGGCGTTGCAGAGCCGGTGGCGCTGGAAACGGAAGCGGTGCTGGCGTAA
- a CDS encoding Na+/H+ antiporter: protein MLHETLLLVLGLLFVVFLLVMLGQKLGISYPIFLVLGGLALSFVPGLPRVAIAPDLIFLIFLPPLLYEAAWTTSWNDFWRWRRAIGLLAFGLVGFTSAIVAYVAQAVIPGFTLGLGFLLGGIISPPDAVAATSVLRGVKVPRRVTAILEGESLINDASSLIVFRFALLAVLSGTFVWQEAATSFVVVSGMGLVVGIVVACGFFLIHKYLPTTPSINTALTFMAPYVMYLLAEEFHFSGVLAVVSGGLLLSHLSHRVFDANTRLQANSVWAAVSFVLNGLVFILIGLQLPIAVGGLGEYSLQQAISYGLLMSGLVIVIRLLWMYPAAFVPRFLSEKIRNSEPSPGWQGTLVLGWAGMRGVVSLASALSVPLMTNDGLQFPQRNLVLFITFVVILVTLVLQGLTLPAIIRFTKIADNDDRMPLEEQEAGVRLHMREAAVKHLQRQYPAETEANELIARLQQRMQTEINLTARTLNSLEVNDAGRAALRQYHMVLLDVLNVQRQTLEHLRHHDSYDDEVLRQQEAQLDLDEAKVKHIER, encoded by the coding sequence ATGCTACACGAAACCCTGCTGCTGGTTCTTGGTCTGCTTTTCGTGGTGTTTCTGCTGGTGATGCTGGGGCAGAAACTGGGCATTTCCTACCCCATTTTCCTGGTGCTGGGCGGGCTGGCGCTGAGCTTCGTGCCCGGCCTACCGCGGGTGGCCATCGCGCCCGACCTCATTTTTCTGATTTTCCTGCCCCCACTGCTCTACGAAGCGGCCTGGACGACTTCGTGGAACGACTTCTGGCGCTGGCGGCGGGCCATTGGGCTGCTCGCGTTTGGGCTGGTGGGGTTCACCTCGGCCATTGTGGCCTACGTGGCGCAGGCCGTCATTCCAGGGTTCACGCTGGGGCTGGGCTTTTTGCTGGGCGGCATCATCTCGCCCCCCGATGCGGTGGCGGCCACCTCGGTGCTGCGCGGCGTGAAGGTGCCGCGGCGCGTCACGGCCATTCTGGAGGGGGAGAGCTTGATTAACGACGCCAGCAGCCTGATTGTGTTTCGGTTTGCGCTGCTGGCGGTGCTCTCGGGCACGTTTGTGTGGCAGGAGGCGGCCACCAGCTTCGTGGTAGTGAGTGGCATGGGGCTGGTGGTGGGCATTGTGGTGGCTTGCGGCTTCTTTCTGATTCACAAGTACCTGCCCACCACGCCCAGCATCAACACGGCCCTCACCTTCATGGCGCCTTATGTGATGTACCTGCTGGCCGAGGAGTTCCACTTTTCGGGCGTGCTGGCGGTGGTGAGCGGCGGGCTGCTGCTTTCGCACCTCTCGCACCGCGTATTCGATGCCAACACCCGCCTGCAGGCCAACAGCGTGTGGGCTGCGGTGAGCTTCGTGCTCAACGGGCTGGTGTTCATTCTTATTGGCTTGCAGCTGCCCATTGCAGTGGGCGGGCTGGGCGAATACTCCCTGCAGCAGGCCATTTCCTACGGGTTGCTGATGAGCGGGCTGGTCATCGTCATCCGGCTGCTGTGGATGTATCCGGCGGCGTTTGTGCCCCGCTTTTTGAGTGAGAAAATCCGCAACAGCGAGCCAAGCCCGGGCTGGCAGGGCACGCTGGTGCTGGGCTGGGCGGGCATGCGCGGGGTGGTGTCGCTGGCCTCGGCGCTGTCGGTGCCGCTGATGACGAACGACGGCCTGCAATTCCCGCAGCGCAACCTCGTGCTGTTCATCACCTTCGTGGTCATCCTCGTCACGCTGGTGCTGCAGGGGCTCACGCTGCCGGCCATCATCCGCTTCACCAAAATAGCCGATAACGACGACCGCATGCCCCTGGAGGAGCAGGAAGCCGGTGTGCGCCTGCACATGCGCGAGGCCGCCGTGAAGCACCTGCAGCGCCAGTACCCCGCCGAAACCGAGGCCAACGAGCTCATTGCCCGCCTGCAGCAGCGCATGCAAACCGAAATCAACCTCACCGCCCGCACCCTCAACTCGCTGGAAGTGAACGACGCCGGCCGCGCCGCCCTACGCCAGTACCACATGGTGCTGCTCGATGTGCTGAACGTGCAGCGCCAGACGCTGGAGCACCTGCGCCACCACGACTCCTACGACGACGAGGTGCTGCGCCAGCAGGAAGCCCAGCTTGACCTCGACGAGGCCAAGGTGAAGCATATTGAGCGCTAA
- a CDS encoding D-alanyl-D-alanine carboxypeptidase — protein sequence MLLLLGATQLPACAQSATDKPAAAEIGVPGKPLPWLDSVLSASPILRMHQVGMSLAYADSTRPFYGFQDSKYFTPASTMKLFSFYTGLHLLGDSLPSLRYFSRHDTLFFQGTGDPTLLHGDVPSRRAYSFLLNRPERTLAYCDIATVTPYGPGWTWDDYGYYFQPERAAFPIYGNTVRFYATPPAPVRAGTRPAGVPQSRIRVLPRYFAPLVGPAPAELRTPGLDPDTHIIRAPHENRFYVLPTVKKWVDETPFVTSRGLMLRLLGDTLRRATSNAVWRPRPAQGDSIRTLHGLRVDSLYRRMLRVSDNFLAEQLLLMCSTKIGRRDSLSTSRVIRYARKNLLTGLSDPVMWVDGSGLSRLNLITPRTLTGLLLRLHQEVPERRLLSLLAAGGGQGTLRKRYHDASGPWVWGKTGTLSNNLNMCGYLRTKSGRLVAFTFLNNNHVVDSYPMRNEVERVLRLVRERL from the coding sequence TTGTTACTCCTCCTCGGCGCTACCCAACTGCCGGCCTGCGCCCAATCGGCGACCGACAAACCGGCGGCGGCCGAAATCGGTGTGCCCGGCAAGCCGTTGCCCTGGCTCGATTCCGTCCTGTCGGCCTCGCCTATTCTGCGCATGCACCAAGTGGGCATGAGCCTGGCCTACGCCGACAGCACGCGCCCGTTCTACGGATTTCAGGACAGCAAATACTTCACCCCGGCCAGCACCATGAAGCTGTTCAGCTTCTACACCGGCCTGCACCTGCTCGGCGACTCGCTGCCCAGCCTGCGCTATTTCTCGCGCCATGACACCCTGTTTTTCCAGGGCACCGGCGACCCCACACTGCTGCACGGCGACGTGCCCAGCCGCCGCGCCTACAGTTTCCTGCTGAACCGCCCCGAACGCACGTTGGCCTACTGCGACATTGCTACCGTGACGCCCTACGGTCCCGGCTGGACCTGGGACGACTATGGCTACTACTTCCAGCCCGAGCGCGCGGCCTTCCCCATTTACGGCAACACCGTGCGCTTCTACGCCACGCCGCCTGCGCCGGTGCGGGCGGGCACGCGGCCGGCCGGGGTGCCACAGTCGCGTATCCGGGTGCTGCCGCGCTACTTCGCGCCGCTAGTAGGCCCGGCGCCGGCCGAGCTGCGCACGCCCGGCCTCGACCCTGACACCCACATCATTCGCGCCCCGCACGAAAACCGCTTCTACGTGCTGCCCACCGTGAAAAAATGGGTCGATGAAACGCCCTTCGTCACCAGCCGCGGGTTAATGCTGCGATTGTTGGGCGACACCCTGCGCCGGGCCACCAGCAATGCTGTGTGGCGCCCGCGGCCCGCCCAGGGCGACTCCATCCGCACGCTCCACGGCCTGCGCGTCGACTCGCTCTACCGCCGCATGCTGCGCGTGAGCGACAACTTCCTGGCCGAGCAGCTTCTGCTCATGTGCAGCACTAAAATTGGTCGCCGCGACTCGCTCAGCACCAGCCGCGTGATTCGCTACGCCCGCAAAAACCTGCTCACCGGCCTGTCCGACCCGGTGATGTGGGTGGACGGCTCCGGCCTTTCACGCCTCAACCTCATCACCCCGCGCACCCTCACCGGCCTGCTGCTCCGGCTGCACCAGGAGGTGCCCGAGCGCCGCCTGCTCAGCTTGCTGGCGGCCGGCGGGGGCCAGGGCACCCTGCGCAAGCGCTACCACGACGCCAGCGGCCCCTGGGTGTGGGGCAAGACCGGTACGCTCAGCAACAACCTGAATATGTGCGGCTACCTGCGCACCAAAAGCGGCCGCCTGGTGGCCTTTACCTTCCTCAACAACAACCACGTGGTGGACAGCTACCCCATGCGCAACGAGGTGGAGCGCGTGCTGCGGCTGGTGCGCGAGCGGCTGTAA
- a CDS encoding FG-GAP-like repeat-containing protein yields MSTFAFASDFLISSRRSMLATLGLLLPVAALAQAPTITSMTPSTAAPGTTVTITGTNLTGFTSVLLNGLAVRATPGLVPATTATFIVPAAAGTGKVRLTTAAGTALSAAKLGVTRQSSSNSYSQLSNNATSATAAGAYSTPVAADLDKDGLLELLVGQGDGTMMDYEQTGPNQLFSTTGTLITFATGGPVDVGLYAKPTVSDLDGDGRQEIIVGEETGKVYIYEQAASTGADAFKMGAGSTLFANPYGVATSGTPNFGSYARPTVGDLDSDGLIDIVVGSNNGLLVRYEQLASTSSNAAGFTAPANVRLADGTTVLDAGDVSKPLITDYDGDGKLDMLVGNYAGNVQFYTQTTANAYTFSFVRNLSTDGTSGSVINMGNAGTNPSNMGGYAAPAVTDYDGDGLLDLFIGNGTGTVYRYEQAQSAAVPTLTTPLPVVLTSFAGQAASTGNQLKWSTAQEVKSASFVVEASADGSSFAAIGELAAAGNSGTVRNYEYLDASATALSASRRYYRLRQVDLDGTVAYSPVVTLTRTSAATATAPKSLDAYPNPFAGTLTVALPGAAEPQAAALTLSTLTGRPVYATTLTLGAAPQALGALPELAAGVYVLRLTTAAGTLTQKVTRQ; encoded by the coding sequence ATGTCTACGTTTGCTTTCGCTTCCGACTTCCTGATTTCCTCCCGCCGCTCGATGCTGGCTACGCTGGGCCTGTTGCTGCCGGTGGCCGCCCTGGCGCAGGCGCCCACCATCACCAGCATGACGCCCTCGACGGCTGCCCCCGGTACCACCGTCACCATCACCGGCACCAACCTCACGGGCTTCACCTCGGTGCTGCTCAACGGCCTGGCCGTGCGTGCCACCCCGGGGCTGGTGCCTGCCACCACGGCCACGTTCATTGTGCCGGCCGCCGCAGGCACCGGCAAAGTACGCCTGACGACGGCCGCTGGCACCGCCCTGAGCGCCGCCAAGCTGGGCGTGACGCGCCAGTCTTCGAGCAACAGCTACAGCCAGCTCAGCAACAACGCCACCAGCGCCACGGCGGCCGGCGCCTACTCCACGCCCGTGGCCGCCGACCTCGACAAAGACGGCTTGCTGGAGCTGCTGGTGGGCCAGGGCGACGGCACCATGATGGACTACGAGCAAACCGGCCCCAACCAACTCTTCAGCACCACGGGCACGCTTATCACCTTCGCCACCGGCGGCCCCGTGGACGTGGGCCTTTACGCCAAGCCGACGGTGAGCGACCTCGACGGCGACGGCCGTCAGGAAATTATTGTGGGCGAAGAAACCGGGAAGGTGTACATCTACGAGCAGGCCGCCAGCACGGGTGCCGACGCTTTCAAGATGGGTGCCGGCAGCACCCTGTTTGCCAACCCCTACGGCGTCGCTACTTCAGGCACACCCAACTTCGGCTCTTACGCCCGCCCCACCGTGGGCGACCTCGATAGCGACGGCCTGATTGACATCGTGGTGGGCTCTAACAACGGCCTGCTGGTGCGCTACGAGCAGCTGGCCAGCACCAGCAGCAATGCCGCGGGCTTTACCGCGCCGGCCAACGTCAGGCTGGCCGACGGCACCACCGTGCTGGACGCCGGCGACGTGAGCAAGCCGCTCATCACCGACTACGACGGCGACGGCAAGCTCGACATGCTCGTGGGCAACTACGCCGGCAACGTACAGTTTTACACCCAAACGACGGCCAACGCCTACACCTTCAGCTTCGTGCGCAACCTGAGCACCGACGGCACCTCCGGCAGCGTCATCAACATGGGCAATGCCGGCACCAACCCCAGCAACATGGGCGGCTACGCCGCCCCGGCCGTGACGGACTACGACGGCGACGGCCTGCTCGACCTCTTCATCGGCAACGGCACCGGCACGGTGTACCGCTACGAGCAGGCCCAGTCGGCCGCCGTGCCCACCCTCACCACGCCGCTGCCGGTGGTGCTCACGTCCTTCGCCGGCCAGGCGGCCAGCACCGGCAACCAGCTGAAGTGGAGTACCGCCCAGGAAGTGAAAAGCGCCAGCTTCGTGGTAGAAGCCTCGGCCGACGGCAGCTCCTTCGCCGCCATCGGCGAGCTGGCCGCCGCCGGCAACAGTGGCACCGTTCGCAACTATGAGTACCTCGATGCCTCGGCCACGGCCCTGAGCGCCAGCCGCCGCTACTACCGCCTGCGCCAGGTGGACCTGGACGGCACGGTGGCCTACTCGCCGGTCGTAACGCTGACCCGCACTTCGGCCGCCACGGCCACTGCTCCCAAGTCGCTCGACGCTTACCCCAATCCCTTCGCCGGAACCCTCACCGTGGCCCTGCCCGGCGCCGCCGAGCCCCAGGCCGCAGCCCTAACGCTGAGCACGCTGACCGGCCGCCCGGTGTACGCCACCACGCTCACGCTGGGCGCGGCCCCGCAGGCCCTGGGCGCCCTGCCCGAGCTGGCCGCCGGTGTGTATGTGCTGCGCCTCACCACGGCCGCCGGCACCCTCACCCAGAAGGTGACCCGCCAGTAA
- a CDS encoding NADH:flavin oxidoreductase encodes MSTNALFAPFALKSLQLKNRIVMAPMTRSFSPDGVPGADVAAYYRRRAEGQVGLILSEGTVVERPASSNDPNIPHFYGEAALAGWQHVIDEVHAAGGKIGPQLWHMGVMAEHRSGWKPSEQFEGPSGLFKPGEATGKAMSEKDITDTIAAFAQAAADTKRLGFDCLELHGAHGYLIDQFFWDGLNQRTDAYGGDDLTQRSRLAVELVREVRRAVGEDFVISLRLSQWKQQDYAVKLAHTPQEMEAWLQPLAAAGVDIFHCSQRRFWEPEFESEGSDLNFAGWVKKLTGKTTITVGSVGLSGEFLAGFAGEASEPQSIDELLRRLDRNEFDLVAVGRQLIVDPDWVEKIQQGRLDEMVGFSREALRTLV; translated from the coding sequence ATGTCCACCAACGCCCTCTTCGCGCCCTTTGCGCTGAAATCCCTGCAACTCAAAAACCGCATTGTCATGGCGCCCATGACCCGCTCCTTCTCGCCAGACGGCGTGCCGGGCGCCGACGTGGCCGCCTATTACCGCCGCCGGGCCGAGGGCCAGGTCGGCCTCATTCTCTCCGAGGGCACCGTGGTGGAGCGTCCGGCGTCGTCTAACGACCCCAACATCCCGCATTTCTATGGCGAAGCGGCCCTGGCCGGCTGGCAGCACGTCATCGACGAAGTGCACGCGGCCGGCGGCAAAATTGGCCCGCAGCTCTGGCACATGGGCGTGATGGCCGAGCACCGCTCCGGCTGGAAACCTTCGGAACAGTTCGAAGGGCCCTCCGGCCTCTTCAAGCCCGGCGAAGCCACGGGCAAGGCCATGAGCGAAAAGGACATCACCGACACCATTGCGGCCTTTGCGCAGGCCGCGGCCGACACCAAGCGCCTGGGCTTCGACTGCCTAGAGCTGCACGGCGCCCACGGCTACCTCATCGACCAGTTTTTCTGGGACGGCCTCAACCAGCGCACCGATGCCTATGGCGGCGACGACCTCACCCAGCGCAGCCGCCTGGCCGTGGAGTTGGTGCGCGAAGTGCGCCGCGCCGTGGGCGAAGATTTCGTCATCAGCCTGCGCCTCTCGCAGTGGAAGCAGCAGGACTACGCCGTGAAGCTGGCCCACACCCCCCAGGAGATGGAAGCCTGGCTGCAGCCCCTGGCCGCGGCCGGCGTCGACATTTTTCACTGCTCGCAGCGCCGCTTCTGGGAACCGGAATTTGAGAGCGAAGGCTCTGATTTGAACTTCGCCGGCTGGGTGAAAAAGCTCACGGGCAAAACCACCATCACCGTGGGCTCGGTGGGCTTGTCGGGCGAGTTCCTGGCCGGTTTCGCGGGCGAAGCTTCTGAGCCTCAGAGCATCGACGAGCTGCTGCGCCGGCTCGACCGGAATGAATTCGACCTCGTGGCCGTGGGCCGCCAGTTGATTGTGGACCCGGATTGGGTGGAGAAAATTCAGCAAGGCCGCCTGGATGAAATGGTTGGCTTCAGCCGCGAGGCGCTGCGCACGCTGGTATAA
- a CDS encoding YidH family protein, producing MRPSAPSPLSLTDRLALQRTRLANERTLLTYVRTCLALVGFGLALLQFHPERGGRLGYMALAVAAVVLLVGLLRFRVHRRQLAACERPN from the coding sequence ATGCGTCCTTCCGCTCCCTCCCCTCTTTCCCTCACCGACCGGCTGGCCCTGCAGCGCACCCGCCTCGCCAACGAACGCACCTTGCTTACCTATGTGCGCACCTGTCTGGCGTTGGTGGGGTTTGGGCTGGCCCTGCTGCAGTTCCATCCCGAGCGCGGCGGCCGACTGGGCTACATGGCCTTGGCCGTGGCAGCCGTGGTACTGCTGGTGGGGCTGCTGCGCTTCCGCGTGCACCGCCGGCAGCTGGCTGCCTGCGAGCGCCCCAATTAG
- a CDS encoding T9SS type A sorting domain-containing protein: MPHLSSPTHLRRARLLAALGLLLATAGGAQAQTPASFAPTSTYPTGLNTFPYNVAVADMNGDGRQDIVTVNSSGGSVGVLLGRSGGGFAPINTYLTGGDLSFGLALADVNSDGRPDIVATNLLTNNVGVLLGFVGGGFAPASTYLTGINASTSPNGLAVADVNGDGRPDIVAANTGNGSAGVLLGLASGGFAPFSFHLTSAYPKSAAVADMDGDGRADIVTNHDGSVGILPGLAGGGFGPVSTYPTIGTTRPNGLAVADVNGDGRPDIVTTSTNRNTVGVLLGQVGGGLAPIRTYSTGPGSNPDGVAVADVNGDGRLDLVTANAGTETAGILLGQAAGGFSTATTYAAGTGAGFTLYGVTVADVNGDSRPDIITANFGSSTVGVLLNTGTFTPLAATTGAAAAEVSLFPNPARGSFAVQLPAAWGAAGVQVTLLNALGQVVRQHTAAPPVGGPLSFATTELARGVYQLRVQANAYLITKRVVLE; the protein is encoded by the coding sequence ATGCCCCACCTCTCCTCTCCTACTCACCTACGCCGGGCCCGCTTGCTGGCGGCGCTGGGGCTGCTACTAGCTACAGCCGGCGGGGCCCAGGCCCAAACCCCGGCCAGTTTTGCGCCAACCAGTACGTACCCGACTGGCTTGAACACCTTCCCTTACAATGTGGCCGTGGCTGATATGAACGGCGATGGCAGGCAGGATATCGTGACGGTGAATTCCTCAGGGGGCTCCGTGGGCGTATTGCTGGGGCGGTCCGGTGGGGGCTTTGCCCCCATTAACACCTACCTGACTGGTGGCGACCTCTCCTTTGGCCTAGCGTTAGCCGACGTGAACAGCGACGGCCGACCGGACATCGTAGCAACCAATCTCCTAACCAACAATGTCGGGGTGTTGCTGGGATTCGTCGGTGGGGGATTTGCTCCCGCCAGTACGTACCTGACCGGAATTAATGCCAGCACCAGTCCAAATGGCTTGGCCGTGGCCGACGTGAACGGCGATGGCCGACCGGACATCGTGGCGGCCAACACCGGCAACGGTTCGGCGGGAGTGCTGCTAGGGCTGGCCAGCGGGGGCTTTGCTCCCTTCAGCTTTCATTTAACCAGCGCTTACCCGAAAAGCGCAGCGGTGGCCGACATGGATGGCGATGGCCGAGCAGACATTGTCACAAACCACGACGGCAGCGTCGGAATACTGCCTGGACTAGCGGGTGGGGGCTTCGGCCCGGTCAGCACCTACCCAACCATCGGCACTACCCGTCCAAATGGCTTGGCCGTGGCCGACGTGAACGGCGACGGCCGGCCGGATATCGTGACGACCAGCACCAACCGCAACACCGTCGGGGTGTTGCTGGGTCAGGTCGGTGGGGGACTTGCCCCAATCCGCACCTACTCAACCGGGCCCGGCAGCAACCCGGATGGGGTGGCAGTGGCCGATGTGAACGGCGATGGCCGGCTCGACCTCGTGACCGCCAACGCGGGCACCGAAACGGCCGGAATATTACTGGGGCAAGCCGCCGGGGGATTTTCGACGGCAACAACTTATGCAGCCGGCACCGGCGCCGGCTTCACGTTATACGGTGTAACCGTAGCCGATGTGAATGGCGACAGCCGACCGGATATCATCACGGCTAACTTCGGCAGCAGCACAGTTGGGGTGCTGCTCAACACCGGCACCTTCACGCCTCTGGCTGCCACTACTGGTGCCGCAGCGGCCGAAGTTTCCCTGTTTCCCAACCCGGCGCGGGGCAGCTTTGCGGTGCAGTTACCGGCCGCTTGGGGCGCTGCAGGCGTGCAGGTGACGCTGCTGAATGCGCTGGGCCAGGTGGTGCGTCAGCACACCGCCGCGCCGCCTGTCGGGGGCCCACTTTCGTTTGCCACCACCGAATTAGCTCGGGGCGTGTACCAGTTACGGGTGCAGGCAAATGCCTACCTAATAACTAAGCGTGTGGTGCTCGAATAA
- a CDS encoding YHYH protein, translating to MLCNRYFLFLLLLLAAPRLAPAQVTPIVSSWIVNTTGATGYNGIPSNVQRVQYSAGNVYVTCTGVPAYSIGPWPGNPNSATNQNFVFKITRTPQPNTGPATATPLGHTGIWSNGVSIFNARDAMSYNNAGVWNQNAIVVEGPSFDSCLGHPAGNGEYHHHLNPRCLYNDRDSTRHSPIIGFAFDGYPIYGAYGYANANGTGAIRSIRTSYRMRNITTRTTLPNGSTAPSPGPAINAAKPLGYYIEDFEYVAGRGDLDSHNGRFCITPEYPAGTYAYFVTINRLYEGAYPYTPGPTYYGVIPAGATGPQSGQAVVNEPVTTYTVTATFLAAGLQLTTYPNPASDVLNIAPEGGVANDLTARLFNTLGQPVSAALQLHPSVPAEFNVSSLAAGVYYLKVDGLGVAATQKVVVTH from the coding sequence ATGCTCTGCAACCGCTACTTTCTTTTTCTCTTACTCCTGCTCGCCGCACCGCGGCTGGCGCCGGCCCAGGTCACGCCCATTGTGAGCAGTTGGATTGTGAACACCACCGGGGCCACCGGCTACAACGGCATTCCCAGCAACGTGCAGCGGGTGCAGTACTCGGCGGGCAATGTGTACGTCACCTGCACCGGTGTGCCGGCCTACAGCATTGGCCCCTGGCCCGGCAACCCCAACTCGGCCACCAATCAGAACTTCGTGTTCAAAATCACGCGCACGCCCCAGCCCAACACCGGCCCGGCCACCGCCACGCCCCTGGGCCACACCGGTATCTGGAGCAACGGCGTGAGCATTTTCAACGCCCGGGACGCCATGAGCTACAACAACGCGGGCGTGTGGAACCAGAACGCCATCGTGGTGGAAGGCCCCAGCTTCGATTCCTGCCTGGGCCACCCGGCCGGCAACGGCGAGTACCACCACCACCTCAACCCGCGCTGCCTCTACAACGACCGCGACAGCACGCGCCACTCCCCCATCATCGGCTTCGCCTTCGACGGCTACCCCATCTACGGGGCCTACGGCTACGCCAATGCCAACGGCACGGGCGCCATCCGCAGCATCCGCACCTCGTACCGGATGCGCAATATCACCACGCGCACCACCCTACCCAACGGCAGCACCGCCCCCTCCCCCGGCCCGGCCATCAACGCGGCCAAGCCGCTGGGCTATTACATCGAAGACTTTGAATACGTGGCCGGCCGTGGCGACCTCGACAGCCACAACGGCCGCTTCTGCATCACGCCGGAGTACCCGGCCGGCACCTACGCCTACTTCGTCACCATCAACCGGCTCTACGAAGGCGCCTACCCCTACACGCCCGGCCCTACCTACTACGGCGTGATTCCGGCCGGGGCTACCGGCCCGCAATCCGGCCAGGCCGTGGTGAATGAACCGGTGACAACCTACACCGTGACGGCCACCTTTCTGGCCGCCGGCCTGCAACTCACCACCTACCCCAACCCGGCCAGCGACGTGCTGAACATCGCGCCCGAAGGCGGCGTGGCCAACGACCTCACGGCCCGGCTCTTCAATACCCTGGGCCAGCCCGTGAGCGCCGCCCTGCAGTTGCACCCCTCGGTGCCAGCCGAGTTTAACGTCTCAAGCCTCGCGGCCGGGGTTTATTACCTGAAAGTGGACGGGTTGGGCGTGGCGGCCACCCAGAAAGTAGTAGTGACGCACTAG